The Plasmodium vivax chromosome 12, whole genome shotgun sequence genomic interval cGGCGTGAAACTTAGCCATATGCGTAAGGAGTCACCAATGTAGCTGCGTAATTGCAATTTGCAGCTGAAGGCGCACTCCCATCGCCAGCATTGTGtgtaataattacatatagaCGTGTTCTTAGCATTAGGCTTAACACGCagatttattaaaaaattttcatcttttttttttatataactgGGGAGATTTTCAGTTGCAtcttttgcctgaacggtcagaagaaaaaggggcacataGCATATTcggggagaaagaaaaaaaaaaaaaaaacgaaaaaaaaaagaaatcctTTTAAGAGTTGCCACTACGGTGTGCAAACGCGCTTCCTCCGTTttgtccctttttgtttcacCTTAACCGTTTCTTTGGCTACACTTTTCGGCATTTTCCTCAAAAGGTTGTTTAGCAAAAATTTCATGCTCTTGGGATGTGCTTGCAACTGCGTACATGCAACGTGggcacatgtgtataaataaataagcaaATTAATAAACAAgtaaacaaattaataaacaaataaataaacatgtCTGTGCGTGCGCAGTGCGAGCATGTATTTGCACAGACGGCTAAATCAGCGAGCTTTCACTTTTTAGGGCAAAAAACTGAACCCCTAATTTTGCATACTGATcggaatgaaaaaaggaggcaaacTTTTACGCCAAACAAATGGGTTTATAAGTGCCGTATGCATTTGCTTACATGGCGGGTTTTCATACAAAGTGGAGCGATCCTTTTTAAGGTGAAACTTTTTATCCTTCCATTtggaataataaaaaaaaatataaatgatgcGCAAAGTCGATACATAAAATTAGCACACCGCATGGGGAATAGTACGAAATTGTTATCCTTTGTCGCGAAgttgcaatttatttttcgcgctatttataaaaaaaaaaaatgttcggAAGTACATTATGGAAACGCGCACGGACCTACTGCTCTATGTGTGCCACTGTTCGCCTAAACgattgttcttttttacagTCAACCCAGTGGAGTGGAGTGCAGTGCAGCGCGTTTAGCTGTTCGATTCTTCCCTATGCGGGGTGATTAATTTGCGCAATTTAAATTGAAGTCCTACAACTATTGTCATCttattttgctttgtttattttgtttcactctttttattttgttttactttttttatttctctttattttactctttttattttacgttattttttcccttcataGCAAGTTGTACGCAGTATGCTACCTGGAACgatgtgcatgtgcatatttacataaaaaaaagtgaatagCAATTTTTAGCTGCTtagttttacatttttttttttgccaccaAGCGAAGGGAAAAGAATTATAGGTGAGTGTTTACTTCTTCACAATGTAACGCTCCGgagtgtatatatacatttctcATTCCGTGGTTACTAATTGAGGGGCACTGTCGAAAGGTAtgcttatttaaaattttttatttcccctaaTTCGGAAGAAGCAATCTGCAAAGGAGTGACTATTTTCTACATGCGCACCTTTCCCacgttaccttttttttcgcggatggtattttttattttggtgTATGTGACCTAACATGATGATTAGCTTGCTGCTTAAGTCGACGAGGTTTTATGTGTATTAATACTCATGGGAACATACTTAAAAACGTATTGTAACCTTTTTTGACGCCTCTAAAACCCCTTTATTATGGTAAGGGGCACCCTCCCTAACTATGCCAAGGTTTAAACAACTCTAAAAATAAGCGGTTGTTACCGCCTTATGTACAGTTAGGTCACTTTCAGATGGGGGGAAGTAATAAGAGCGTTGCCCCTAAACTATAcagaataggaaaaaaaagaacacaataataaaatttaccatTATTAgatttacgaaaaaaaaaaaaaaaagaggtagtAAATTTATTACCTCCTAATTATTCACTTCTTTCACCTTCCcacaaaatgtttttttccccgtgcGGCAAGCGTACATATGCAATGCGCACGTGTACCGATCGGTACCATCCCATTATATGTTTGTTATACACTTATCATAACTTCAGCAGATGTATGCGCAATGCagttatatgcatatgtaaatgtatatatattatgtacatatgcacgtatacatattatatatatgttatatgcACCTCTGCCCGTTGACTGATTTAAACTGCCACCCTTTTAACCGTTCCTGCGAAGCAGAGCgttcgtaaaaaaattttcttctttttttcgcgtaaagggtaaaaaaaaaaaaatagatgaCGGTTTCGCAACGCAGCAGTGTTTATATGCGCAGGAAGGTGTATACCCCCAATGACGTACATTTGTAAAGAGGCAAACGCATTAAGCGCAAAAGTGCTAAATGCACATGAATTGCGCCGCACGGATTGCATCGCACGGATTGCAACGCATGGGGGTGATGCATGAAAATTTGTACTGGCAACAATGAACGAATTTgttttgtataaattataataatacacCTCGTGTTTTcctatttaatatatattttaaaaataatatgcaataaaataaaatgcaggtaaaaaaaaaaaaaattataagatTGAAAACATGTTAACTGTTGCAAATTACCATTTTgaattgtttaaaaattatgtacattttggcTGATAGTAAAGCTTCacatcttttttgtttttttttctcccgctttaaaaaacaaataaaaatatgctaatTTAACCAATACCACTGAAATTTGCTGTTTCCAAGGTAAGCAAAGATTTGCGCGAtcagcgaaaaaaagagagttaACGAGATGGGCCAAGTGAATGCATTAGCGGAAGCGCGAACAAATGAGTGAATGTATTATGTATACCATTAACTTACATGGCACAACTGTTTACCTCCTTTTTACAACACGTTGTAACTATTTTTGACTGTGAGGGTATATCCCACGCCGCGTAACTGTTACGAActcttttgtaaaaaaaaacgcacaaaaaTGGCATGGCGTTAACCTATACGCATGCGTTCATTTTTACGTTAAAGTGTACTAATatgaggaataaaaaaaaaaaaataaaataacaagtTGAACCTGGCaaaagtgccttttttttccccctcattcgctgaaaattttgtttctgTATCCGTTTTTTAATGCGAGAAATTTGTAGTACATTTCTTTATTCCGTTGCATTATTCGCACAGTGCATATATACACCCGCCGAGTGTgttattttgtgaaataaaaaaaaaaaaaaaagcgtgcATGTAATTTGCACCGTCATataaaatagttttttttggtgccccGTGAAGAAGGCTACATATTTGCGTAGTGCCGTTGTTgcgtagcttttttttttttttttttttttttgcgtcgcGCTACGCATGTGCGTTGTGCACTCGTTTGTGTGCCCCGAGTGTAGGCGCAAGGCGTAATCGGTGGCCCGCAGCCGCCATCTGTAGCGCGCCGCTGTAAGCGCTACTTCTTGGCCGCTTCCTGGCTACTTTGCTGCTTTCCTGCTTTCCTGCTTGAGCTCTCCCTAACCGAGCCccctttctccccccccgctcTGCAGATGTATCTGTGCTACCTCCTTCTGTTTATCCCGCCCGTGGTGGGGCTGATTTTCTCAATAATAGAGTGCATCTGGGTAAGCAGGATCAACATAAACGGGCCCGAAGATAAAGTAGATAAGGTGGAAGATGGCTTAGCTCAGGTAGATAAGATGAAGGAAATAGCCTCCTACATCGCAGAAGGAGCCAACGCGTTCTTAACAAAGGAATACCAATATTTAATAGTGTTCATTATTGTGTTTTCCGGTTTATTGGCCTTTTTCGTCAGTCACTACACAGCGATTAGCTTCGTGTTGGGTTGCTTAACGTCCATATTGTGTGGTTACATAGGTATGAAAATCGCAGTATATGCCAATGTAAGAACGACCAATGAGACGTGGAAAAGTTTAGATAGGGGATTCAAAGTGACCCTGAATGCTGGTACCGTTATGGGATTTTCCCTAGTATCCTTTAGCATTATAGCGTTAGGGTTGCTTATATATGTCTACAAAACATTCGTTTTTAAAGGCGTTACAATAGAGTCCAGCGTGTATAAGGTAATCGCCGGATTTGGTTTGGGAGGTTCTTCTATAGCATTATTTTCCAGAGTAGGAGGAGGTATATACACCAAGGCAGCTGATGTGGGTGCCGATTTGtcaggaaaaaatgaatacggTATTCCAGAAGATGATATAAGAAATCCAGCCTGTATAGCAGACAACGTAGGGGATAATGTTGGAGATATGGCAGGTATGGGTGCAGATTTATTTGGATCTCTAGCCGAAAGTTTATGTGCCGCTTTGGTCATTGGGTCGTCAGTACTAAGTTTAAAGGAAGGCACCAACTTTAACATAAATCATTGTATCATGTACCCATTAACCTTTTCCAGTGTCAGCATTATTGTTAGCATGCTAACCTTTTTCATTGTTACAAGGTCAGTCAAGGTGGTGGAAAAGAAAGACGTAGAAAGGACcctcaaatatttattattcgtATCTACCATATTGCAGTCCATAGCTATAATCGTGATTGGgtatttttccctccccatTTCGGTTAAGTATAATCTGTTGAAAGAAATCCAGAGATGGAAAATCATCGTCCCAGCGTTGGTTGGCTTATGGTCCGGATTGATAATTGGTTTTACCACCGAGTTTTACACCTCCTACTCTTTTAGCCCCGTTCAAGAAATAGCCAACACACAGAAGGTGTCAGCAGCGACGGGTATCATCTATGGGTTATCCTTAGGATATAAAAGTACCTTCATTCCAATTATTTGTTTAAGTGCCACCCTTGGTGTTTCCTACGGTTTGTGTGACATATACGGTATAGCCTTAGCAGCCGTAGGTATGTTAAGTACTCTGTGTATTTGCCTTACAATTGATGCTTATGGACCCATATCAGATAATGCTGGTGGAATTGCCGAAATGGCTGGTCTCCCATCAGAAGTTAGAGCAAGAACGGATATCCTTGACGCAGCAGGAAATACCACAGCAGCAATTGGTAAAGGTTTCGCCATTGGATCCGCCGCCTTAGTCGCTTTTGCACTATTTGGAGCATACGCAAGTAGTGCCAACTTACGCCATGTGAATATCCTAAACCCATGGGTCATTATAGGGCTACTCATTGGAGCCATGTTGCCATATTTATTCTCTGCCTTAACCATGAAATCTGTTGCTATAGCTGCGAACAGTGTCTTGAATGAATGCCTAGCCCAGTTTCCTTTAATTTTAGCGGATAAGCAGAAGCCTgattatgaaaaatgtatCAAAATATCCACTGATGCTTCGCTACGGCAAATGATTGTCCCTGGATTGAtttccgttttttctccccttatCATTGGTGCGCTGATGGGGAAGTATGCCACTGCTGGACTGTTAGTGGGTATTATTTTATCAGGTATCCAGCTAGCCTTTTCCTCTACCAATTCTGGAGGCGCGTGGGATAATGCGAAGAAGTATATCGAGTCGGGTGCTCTAGGAACAGAACATTGCAAAGGGTCCAGCGCCCACAAGAACTCAGTCATTGGAGACACCGTTGGAGATCCCTTAAAGGACACCTCAGGACCATCgctaaacattttaattaaattgtcAGCCATCACTTCGCTCGTTTTCGCCGGCGTGATTGCCAATAATTTCACCTCCAGAAGGGGAGGCCCCATCTGGCTATGATATGTTGCACGAGGGAAGCACCCACCCATTGGCACAGTGACCCACTTGCACGTCACCCATGTGGCGCATTAGAGACCATCCGCCTGTCATTTTAGCCAATGCGTCAGCGAAttgtgaagaaggaaaagggaagataaaagggaaaataaaatgaaataaaataaagtaaaaagggCGATCCGCAGTCACCCACGTATTGTAGCTTTAAGCGAATTCGCCAACTTTCTTGGGATTCGCGAACGTGGTGAATATCTAACTGGAGTGAGAACCAAGGCAAGGCGGGTCACCCAAATGTTGATGCTGCTGCGCGCAGAAGATTGTCTCCCCACATGTGCGTGCATGAGGATATGTACACCCCCCAcccacatatatacacacgcACATGTAGTAATATATACGCACATGCGCCCGTGTGTAGCAGATCCGTCGTACCGCTTTAAATGCAAAGTGGAACATCCCACCCGTTTGATTCCCTCCGGTGCATCTCCCCCACTTTTCTCTTTGAAGGAATGAGCAgcaatgtacattttttggcACACGAACCGCCCGGGGAGAAAGGAAAATAGCGTACATGTGTACGAATACTGCCGTGGTGCAAGTCCGCCTGAATGATTACTAGCactatacatatatacgtacatacgtacgtacatgtatacaCGTATAcattacatacatatgtatgcatgtctATGTAcatttgcgccattttgTATGCGttttatgtgtgtatgtacgtGCGTGTATAAgcgtacatattttttttttccgattcgctcgtttgtttgttcgttccttcttcttttttttttttttttttttttccgctgacaaatataataatgttttaTCTGTAGGTATTTCGttttttggcaaatttttaattcatccCAGCTATTTATTGTGAAATTTGTTTTACAAAGTGTAccacacgtatgtatgtgtgtgtatacatatgtctGTATATATGCCCAACTTTTAACTCCGCGTGGGCCTATATTTATGCATGTCCAAATACACTTTGTTAGTTTTtgttgtcaaaaaaaaagaaaaaactccctttttaaaataatgtgTGTGTTGTAGTTGTATTGAGGGGGGAACTGCTATAGTGTTCCCCCCCACCGCAGGTGTGACCTTTCCCAAGGGTTCTTTCTTAAGGGGTGTTTATGTGCGGGTGAACAGGactgataaaaaaaaaatcctcgatagaaaaataaaacgagtAGCTCCATATGCATGACATATCGAATGACGGAAGAACAAATGTAGTCAAATTGTGTCCCTTCAAATTTGTGACCTTTT includes:
- a CDS encoding V-type H(+)-translocating pyrophosphatase, putative (encoded by transcript PVX_117625A) yields the protein MYLCYLLLFIPPVVGLIFSIIECIWVSRININGPEDKVDKVEDGLAQVDKMKEIASYIAEGANAFLTKEYQYLIVFIIVFSGLLAFFVSHYTAISFVLGCLTSILCGYIGMKIAVYANVRTTNETWKSLDRGFKVTLNAGTVMGFSLVSFSIIALGLLIYVYKTFVFKGVTIESSVYKVIAGFGLGGSSIALFSRVGGGIYTKAADVGADLSGKNEYGIPEDDIRNPACIADNVGDNVGDMAGMGADLFGSLAESLCAALVIGSSVLSLKEGTNFNINHCIMYPLTFSSVSIIVSMLTFFIVTRSVKVVEKKDVERTLKYLLFVSTILQSIAIIVIGYFSLPISVKYNLLKEIQRWKIIVPALVGLWSGLIIGFTTEFYTSYSFSPVQEIANTQKVSAATGIIYGLSLGYKSTFIPIICLSATLGVSYGLCDIYGIALAAVGMLSTLCICLTIDAYGPISDNAGGIAEMAGLPSEVRARTDILDAAGNTTAAIGKGFAIGSAALVAFALFGAYASSANLRHVNILNPWVIIGLLIGAMLPYLFSALTMKSVAIAANSVLNECLAQFPLILADKQKPDYEKCIKISTDASLRQMIVPGLISVFSPLIIGALMGKYATAGLLVGIILSGIQLAFSSTNSGGAWDNAKKYIESGALGTEHCKGSSAHKNSVIGDTVGDPLKDTSGPSLNILIKLSAITSLVFAGVIANNFTSRRGGPIWL
- a CDS encoding hypothetical protein, conserved (encoded by transcript PVX_117620A; Apicoplast targeted protein. Curated by Stuart Ralph, Walter and Eliza Hall Institute of Medical Research, Australia.), which encodes MRCANFMYRLCASFIFFFIIPNGRIKSFTLKRIAPLCMKTRHLQAHPKSMKFLLNNLLRKMPKSVAKETVKAKDATENLPSYIKKKDENFLINLRVKPNAKNTSIYFNSDREVLNINIQEQPINNQSNVAIIGYFSDILDLKKRDISIVSGLKSRDKVLMVSNISLDDLNSKIAENVE